The genomic interval TCGAAAATCGTCTGGTAGAAGTCGAGCCCGTGGCGCCGCGCGTACTCCTCGATCTCGACCTGGAGTCGGGCGAGTTCGGCGGGCAGGGGTTTGTGTTGGGTGCGCAAGACCATGATTGCCACGAAAGCCGTCCGCGCCGGCCGATCCGGCGGCGGGGGCTTACTTCCCCTTCCCCAGGAAGAGCTTGATCGAGTCGAGGATCGCGTCCTTATCCGGAATCTCCGAAGTCACCAGCTTGTCGGTCTCCGCGCCGAGGTTGTCCGCCAGGGCCCGCAAAAACTCGCCGCTGCCATACGGGCTTTCGACTTGCCCGTAGCAAAACAAATTGACGGCCGGCAGCAGCCGCTGGCGCAGCAGCCGGAAGCAGGTCTCGTTGTCTTCTCCCCAGTTGTCGCCGTCCGAGAAATGAAAGCAGTAGACGTTCCACTCGCTTGTCGGGAATTGCTGTTCGATCAGATCGGCGCACAGCTTGTAGGCCGAGCTGATCCGGGTCCCGCCGCTCTCGCGGGTGTGATAAAAGGTCTGCTCGTCGACTTCTTTGGCCACCGCGTCGTGGATGATGTAGCGAATCTCTAGGCCGTCGTATTGCTTGCGCAGCCAGGTGTCGATCCAGAACGCCTCGATCCGCACGATCTCCTTTTGCTCGTCGGTCATCGAGCCGGAGACGTCCATCATGTAGAAGATGGCCGCGCTGGCCTCGGGCTTCTCGATCGTGCGCCACGAGCGGTAACGCTTGTCCTCGGGGATCGGCACGATCCGCGGGTCGCCGGCGTCGTAGGTTTTCGAGATGATCTCGCGACGCAGGGCTTCTTTGAACGTGCGCTTGAAATGGCGCAACGACTCGGGGCCCGCGCGCCGGACCCCCGTGTACTTGGTCTTCTCTTCGACGATCGTTGCCCGCCCACGGGGCTCGATGTTGGGCAATTGCAACTCGTCGCCGAGTATCTCGGCCAACTCATCCAGCGAGACCTCGACCTCGAGGATGTGCGCGCCTGGGTCGCTGCCGGCTTGCCCCTGGCCGCTGTTGGGGTCGCCGCCGGGGCCGAGTTGATCGCCGGTTTCACCTTCCCCCTGCCCCACGCCGCCCGAGCCATTCTTGCCGAAACGAAAATGGGGGATGTCGAGCTGTGGAATCGGGATGCTGACCAGGTCGCGTCCTTTGCGCCCGATCATCTCGCCGTGGCTGACATACTTGCGCAGATTCTGCCGAATCTTGCCGCGGACGATCTGGCGGAAGCGGGACTGGTCCCGCTCGATGCGCATTACCATTTCCCTGGATCCCCTGGCGTGCCCCGTGGCACGAACTCGCGATTCCGCCGGCCGACGTCAATTCGAGGCCTTGGCGTCTCCGCGGGCAAAAATGCTGGCCACGTAATTCAGCACGTCGGTGGCGCTTTCCTCGTTGTAGCCGTAGTCGCGAATCAGCCGCTGCTTGACGATGTCGATCTTGGCCTGGGTCTCGGCATCGACGACGTTCGAGACCAGGCTCGTGAGCTTGATCGTGTCTTTCTGATCCTCGAACAGCTTGAGCTCCAGGGCCCGGTAGAGCCGTTCGTTGGTCTTGTAGTCGAACTGGCGGCCGTCGATCGACAAGGCACCGATGTAGTTCATGATTTCCCGGCGGAAATCGTCCTTGCGGCTTTCCGGGATGTCGATCTTCTCTTCGATCGACCGCATCAGCCGCTCGTCCGGGTCTTGGTACTGGCCGGTGAACTTGTTCTTCACCTTTTCCCGCTGCGTGTAGGCCTTGACGTTGTCGATGTAGTTGCCGCACAGCCGTTTCATGGCGTCCTCGTCGGCGGCGATGGCGCGTTGGACCTCGTTCTTGACGATGTTCTCGTACTCTTCCTTGACCACGGTGAGCAGCTCGCGATAGCTCGCGCGAGTGTCGTCATGCGTGATCAAGCTATGATGCTTGAGCCCCGCATCCAGCTCGTTGAGCACCATGAAGGGGTTGATCGAAGTCGCCTCGGGATGGGCGACCAGGGCATTGGAGATCTTGTCCTGGACGTATCGGGGTGAAATCCCGTGCATGCCTTCGTTGACGGCCTCGTTGCGCAACTCGGCGATATTCTCCTCGGTGAAGCCGGGCAGGCTCTTGCCGTTGTACAGCTTGAGCTTCTGCAGCAGCGTCAGGCTCGCGTTTTTGGGTTGTTCGAGCCGAGTGAGCACGGCCCACATGGCGGCCATTTCGATCGTGTGCGGCGCGATATGCTTGCCGCGCACCTTGTGGGGGTTGTAGTCCTTTTCGTAGATCTTGATTTCGTCGGCCAGCCGCGTGACGTAGGGGATGTCGATCTTGACCGTGCGGTCGCGCAGGGCCTCCATGAATTCGTTGTTCTGCAGACGGCGATACTCGGGCTCGTTCGTGTGGCCGATGATCACCTCGTCGATGTCGGTCTGCGCGAATTTCTTCGGCTTGACCTTGTGTTCCTGGCTGGCACCCAGCAGGTCGTACAAAAACGCGACGTCGAGCTTCAGTACTTCGACGAATTCGATCAGGCCCCGATTGGCGACGTTGAATTCGCCGTCGAAATTGAAGGCCCGTGGGTCGCTGTCGCTGCCGTACTCGGCGATCTTGCGGTAGTTGATGTCGCCCGTCAGCTCGGTCGAATCCTGGTTCTTTTCGTCCTTGGGCTGGAACGTGCCGATGCCGACGCGGTCCTTCTCGGACAGGACGACCCGTTTCACTCGGACTTCGTTGATCACCCGGGTCCAGTCGCCGTTGTTGGCCTTCAGTCGCTCGGCATAGACGAACCGGCAGAAGGGACACAACTCGCCGGTGATCTTCACGTGGTAATCGTCCGATGGACGGCCCACGTTGAGACTGTCCATGACATCGCGGCGAAAGCGCTCGGGCACCAGGTGCAGCGGCTCTTCGTGCATCGGGCACCAGTGCACGTGCTTCGAATCGTCGGGCGACACCCAGCCGAGCGAATAGAGTGCTCCGGCGTCGGTGTTCGAATAGCGTTCCAGGCCCTTCTTGAGCAAGCGGGCAATGGTGCTCTTGCTGCTGCCGACCGGGCCGTGCAGCAACAGCACGCGTTTCTCGATGCCGTAGCCTTGGGCCGCGCTCTTGAAGGCGTTGACCAGGTGGGTCATGGCCTCGTCGAGACCAAACACGGCGTCGCGCCCGTGGTCGTCGGGGTCGTCGAAGAAGCGGTAGCGCAACTTCTTTTCTCGGCCCTGCTCATAGGTCTCGGTGCCATAGCAGAGCACCATGTCGTAGAGCCGTTCGAAGGCGTTGCGCGTGACGCGAGGATTTTCCCGCACGCAATCGAGGTAGTCCTCGAACGAGCCTTCCCACGTCTTCCGGCGAAACTGGTCGAGATCCTGGCGTTGCCCGATCAAGGCGATGACTTCGCGACCTTGGCCCATGTCGTGACCTCCGCATGCGCGGTGTGAAGTTTTGAGGCAGGGCGCGCACCGGGCCGCGGCCTGCGTGATGTGCCGACAGTTGCCGTCACCTCCTACCTTGCCGCGCGTTGCCTAGATTCACCCATCGATCGAGTCGCTCGGTTCCGTACGCGCAGGGTCCACCGCCAGCGGCGGTCCGAAGGGCATAACGGCCGGGGCATCGGAGCAATGAGCCCGCAGGCGCCCCGGGAAACAAGTCGCTTCGCCCGGGGCCATGCTTGGCCCGGTTCCTGCCGGTGCCGCCGGAGCGAACTTGCGAAAGAGCAGCGAAAAAAGCGACGCAGGTGAGATAGGTCGATTGCGACGGCGAAAAGGTCGGGCTTCCGTTCCCTAACGCGTCCCCTATCCTTCCTGACTTATAAGTATCGCTTGATCCTTGCGATGCGGCAATATCGGATTGGCGAGTCGGCAGCTCGACCAGGCCTGGAATGTAGTACCTAAGCCAATGGCAGGGATCGACTTGCGATTCCGCACCAGTGCCGACGCTCAGCGAGCGCAGCCGGGCCACCGACGCACTAGACCCCCGGTAGAGTCAATGCACACTCGCGGGGTGTCGGTTTCCTGGCGAGCACCGGACCACTTGGAAACACCGGCACGGGCCGCTTGCCGACCCTGCGCAGCAGTTCACGAGGCCATCAGCCGATCGACGCTTTCGAGCAGCCGGTCCATGGCAAACGGCTTCCGGATGTAATCGTCGACGCCCAACATCTCGGCATAGGCCTTATGCCGGCTGCCTTCGTTGGCGGTAATCATGATTACTCGCAGGGGCATCGGCCGCGACCGGCGGAGCTTTTCTAGCACGAGAAAGCCGCTGCGCTTGGGCATCATCATGTCGAGAATCACCAGGTCGGGATCCTCGCGCTCGGCCATGGCCAGGCCCTGGTTTCCGTCGCGGGCGACCATGATCTGGTAACCCCGGGTCTCCAGCGCAAAACGCATCGAATCGATGATCTCGGGATCGTCGTCGACGAGTAGGATGCGCTTAGAGGTAGGCTTCTTAGGGCTGGTTTCCTCGACCATGGCGATGCCGTCCGGGGCGGGCTGAAAGAAGGCGGGGTGGCCAGGCGAACTGGCTCACAGTTGCCATGAGAGATAGCCGACCGGCTGCCGGTTTGCAAGCAGCCCGGCCTGCGTTTCCCAAGCCTCGTAGCCGGTTTACATCCGCACGGCGGTGGCGCGTGCCGCGGCGCCGTCGCCATCGTCGCCGGCCGGAAGCGCCAAGTGCGGAGGCAGCACATGCTCGCCGGTGATCAGCCGCGCCGAACGGGCCCGAGTAACGTAGTTCGCGGCCCATTGAACCAGCACCAGCACGCGATTCTGAAATTGAATCAGGAACATGATGTGCACAAACAGCCATGCCAGCCAGGCCAGGAAACCTGACAGCCGCACCCGACCAAAATCGGCCACCGCCTGGGCGCGGCCGATCGTGGCCATATTGCCGCGATCGTGGTAGACGAACCGGGCCTGTGGCGTGAGCCCGCGCAGCCGGTCGTTGATCTGTCGGGCCACGAAGCGCCCTTGTTGCATGGCGACCGGGGCCACGCCGGGCAGAGGGTGGTCGCCTTGGTGGCGATAACTCGCCAAATCGCCGATCACGAAAATCTCCGGGTGGCCCGGTACGGTGAGATTGGCTTCGACCACCACGCGCCCGGCACGATCGAGCGGAGCGCGGGCGCGCTGATGCAAGCGCTCGCCGAGCGGCGACGCCTGTACGCCGGCCGCCCAAAAGACGGTGCGCGTGAACAGGGTGATCGATTGGCCACCCCGTTCATAGACCACCCGGTCGGGCTCGATGGCAGTGACCCGGGCGTCGGTCTGGACATCGACTCCCAGTCGCTGCAGCGAATCGAGCGCCCGTGCGGAGAGCACCTCGGGATAGGTCGAGAGGACGCGCGGTCCTGCTTCGAGCAACAAGATCTTGGCTTGGCTGGTATCGATGTGTCGGAAGTCGCGGCGTAGCGTCTGGTGGGCCAGTTCCCCGATCGCACCGGCCAGTTCCACGCCGGTCGGTCCCGCGCCAATCACGACGAACGTCATGGCCGCCTGGCGCAAGTCCTCGTCGCTTTCGCGTTCCGCCGCCTCGAAAGCGATAAACACCCTGCAGCGCATTTCGGTGGCGTCTTCGATCGTCTTCAGACCCGGCGCCGCCGCTTCCCACTCGGGGTGGCCGAAGTAGTGGTGCCTGGCCCCCGCCGCGACGATCAGGGTGTCGTAGGGGAGCGATCCGTCGTTGAGGATGACGCGGCGCTGTTCCACGTCGAAATCGACCACCTCGCCCAGGAGCACACGGGTGTTCGACTGACGTTTGAGCACCGAGCGGAGCGGCGCGGCGATGTTGGCCGGCGAAAGCCCGCCGGTAGCCACCTGATATAAGAGCGGCTGGAACAGGTGGAAGTTGCGGCGGTCGAGTAGCGTGATCAGCGCCTGGCTGCGGCGAAGCTGCTTGGCGGCATACAATCCGCCGAAGCCTCCGCCGACGATGACCACGTGATGTCCCGCGCCGGGGTATTGCATGACGCGGTTATCTTACCACTCGCGGTGAACCGCCGGGATACGTCGGTCGCCGCGTGCCCGCTGGCGACCGGGCGGCCCTGGCGGTATAGATGGCCATGGATTAACCCATTGCAGGAATCATCCCCCGATGTTGACCGCCGAAGGCTGCCGCCAGCGTCGCGAGCGGCTGTGGGCCGCTTGCCCTGAGTCGCTGGACGCCCTGCTCATCGCCGATCCGCAGCACCTGGTCTACCTGGCCGACTACGCGCCTTCACCTTTCGTGTTTCGCACGACGAATTCCGGCGCTTTGCTCGTCCTCACGCGCCAAGGTCCGAGCATCCTGATCGCCGACAATTTCATGAAGGCCGTGGCCGACGCTGCACACGTCGACGAGCGCGTATTGCCGATCTGGTACCGCGGCGTCGAAACGGCGCCGATCCGCCGAGGGCGCCTGATCGAGGCCGTGGCCGAACGCCTCGGCCAACTTCCGGGGACGCACTTCGGTTACGAGCCGGGGCATGTCCCGGCCGGCGTCGTCGAGCGCCTGCGCGACGAGCGGGGCGAGATTTCGCTGTTCGACATAGCGCCCATCCTCCACCGGCTCAAGCGGTCGAAAGACGCTGACGAACTGGCGATGATTCGCCGGTCGCTGCGCGCGGCCGAGGCCGGTTATGCCGCCGCCCTGGCCGAGGCTCGGCCAGGGATGAGCGAGCTCGACTTGTTCCTGCTCGTCCAGAACGCCGTGCTGCGGGCCGACGGTGAACAATTGCAGCTCTACGGCGATTTCGTCAGCGGTCCGCGTACGGCCGCCGTCGGCGGGCTGCCGAGCGCTCGCGTGATTGAGCCGGGCGACCTGGTACTGATCGACTTTTCGGCCGTCGTACACGGCTACCGGGGCGATCTTGCCAACACATTTGCCTGCGGAGCTGGCCCCACGCCGCGGCAGCGCGAAATGTACGAGGCGATTCTCGAGGCCTTGGCCGCGGCCGAGACGGTTCTGGCCGCCGGGCGCCCCGCGCGCGACGTCGATCGCACGGTGCGCTCCAGCTTTGCGGCCCGGGGACTTGCCGAGCGATTTACTTCGCACAGCGGGCACGGCATTGGTTTGGGGCATCCCGATCCGCCGTACTTCGTCCCGGAAAGCGCCGATGTGTTGCAGGTGGGCGACGTCGTGGCGGTCGAGCCGGGGTTATATTTCCCAGGCGAGTTCGGCATGCGCTACGAGCACAACTACCTGATCACCGAGTCGGGCTATGAGCGGCTTTCGCAACATGCGCTGCAGATTGATCAACCGGCGTAAAGTGAGTGGTTTGGCCTGGCCCCTGGCCGGGGCCATTTGCTGGCTGTCCATCGGGGGTTTGATCGCGGCGGCTTTGGCGGCCGACGATCACCCTGCGAACGACCGCGAGTCGTTGGGCGAGTTTCAAGTGCTGGTGGGCTCCTGGCGGGGTGTCGGCCAACCCAAACGCGGTTCGACCCGCGACGCCTGGACCGAGCGCGGCGCCTGCGCCTGGGAGTTTCGCGACGGTGCCGCGGCGCTGGTCTTCTCGATCGAGGGCGCCAAGCACTATCGCCTGCTCAGAATCACCCCGAGCGACGAGCCCAACACCTGGCGATTGTCGGCGACGCGGGCCGAGAGCGATGCGATCGATGCGTTTACGGGTAGCAAGTCGCCCGCGGGGCAGATCGTGTTTTCGGCGGCCGACGAGGGTGCGCTGGCGGCACAATTGACTCTGCGGACCGTGGCCGATGGTGATCGCCTGCTGGTGTTGCTCGAGCAGCGCAACAAGCAGCAGCTCACGCGACTGGCCGAGATCGGCTACACCCGTCAAGGCAGCAACTTCGGCAAGGGTGTGACCTACCGCGAGTGCATCGTCACCGGCGGACTGGGCACGATTGCCGTCGAGCACAATGGGCAGACCTATTACGTCTGCTGCGGCGGCTGCAAGGAATTGTTCGAGGCCGACCCAGAGGCCGTGATCGCCGAGTACAAGCAGCGGCGCGAGCAGAAACAGGTGGACAACAAATAGCCGCTTGGTCGGCTGCTTACGCGGCTTTCGCCGATGTCGTGGTCCGGTCTAGCTGACCGGCTGATAGTTTCGCGCCAATTCGACCAGGGTACGGACGAAGCAGCCGGTGCCGCCGGCGTCGAGCCAGGGCTTGGGCGATTCGAGAAACGCCGGGCCGGCGATATCGAGGTGCGTCCAGGGCGTTCCGGCGACGAATTCCTCGAGGAATTTCGCGGCAGCGATCGCGCCGCCCCAACGTCCTTTGCCCACGTTCTTGATGTCGGCCACATCGCTTTTGATGTCCTCGCCGTACTCGGCAAACATGGGCAATTGCCAGGCCGGCTCGCCACAGCGCCGGGCCGCCGCCAGCACGCGGTCGCACCAAGGTTGATCGTTGCTCATCGCGCCAGCGACGTGCGGTCCGAGCGCCACGACGCACGCCCCGGTCAACGTGGCCAGGTCGACGATGTGCCCTGCCCGCTGCTCGACGGCCACCGACAGGACATCGGCCAACACCAGGCGGCCCTCGGCGTCGGTGTTGTGCACCTCGATCGACCGGCCGTTGCGGGCCCAAAGCACGTCGCCCAGCTTCATGGCCCGGCCGCCCGGCATGTTTTCGACCAGGCCCATCAGTCCGACGACGTTGACCGGCAGTTTGAGCCGCGCAATGGCCTGCACGGCGGCGAGCACCGTGGCGGCGCCGGCCATGTCCATCTTCATGGTCAGCATCGACTCGCTGGGCTTGAGCGACAAACCGCCCGAGTCGAACGTGACGCCCTTGCCGACGAGTGCCAGCGGGCGCGCGTCGTTGCCCGCACCGCGATAACGCAGCATGACCAAGCGCGGCGGGCGTTCGGAGCCGCGGGCCACGGCCAAAAGCGCGCCGCACCGCTCGGCTTCGAGACGCGCCTGGTCCCAGGTTTCGATCGTCAGGCCGCATTCCTGCGCGACCGCGGAGGCACGGTCGGCAAACACCTCGGGGTACAGCTCCTGCGGCGGCTCATTGACCAGCCTGCGGCAGAGATTCATGGCGTCGCCGAGCACCTGGCCGCCTTGCAGCCCGCGCTCGGCGTTGGCGGCGAACAGCAGCCTGGCCGGTGCAAAGGTCTTCTTCTCTCGCCGGTACAGGTCCTGGCCCTGAGCCCCCGCGAGTGCTCCGGCCACGGCGCTTTCGGCCAGGTCCGGCGGCGCGAGATCGGCCAGATACACGCCAACGGTTTGTCGTGCACGAGCGGCGAGCTGCCGGATGGCAGCAGCCGCTGCCCGAAACGCCGTACCCCGGTCGAAGTTTTCGCGGGGTCCGAGGCCGACGACCAGCACTTGTGCCGCGCGGATCCCCGTGGGCGCCAGCAACGGGACCAACTCCAACGGCTTGCCGGAGAGATCGCCGCCTTCGATCAGCCGAGCAAGCGCGCCGCCCGTGGCGGCGTTCATGGCCGCGGCGGG from Pirellulales bacterium carries:
- a CDS encoding serine protein kinase, yielding MGQGREVIALIGQRQDLDQFRRKTWEGSFEDYLDCVRENPRVTRNAFERLYDMVLCYGTETYEQGREKKLRYRFFDDPDDHGRDAVFGLDEAMTHLVNAFKSAAQGYGIEKRVLLLHGPVGSSKSTIARLLKKGLERYSNTDAGALYSLGWVSPDDSKHVHWCPMHEEPLHLVPERFRRDVMDSLNVGRPSDDYHVKITGELCPFCRFVYAERLKANNGDWTRVINEVRVKRVVLSEKDRVGIGTFQPKDEKNQDSTELTGDINYRKIAEYGSDSDPRAFNFDGEFNVANRGLIEFVEVLKLDVAFLYDLLGASQEHKVKPKKFAQTDIDEVIIGHTNEPEYRRLQNNEFMEALRDRTVKIDIPYVTRLADEIKIYEKDYNPHKVRGKHIAPHTIEMAAMWAVLTRLEQPKNASLTLLQKLKLYNGKSLPGFTEENIAELRNEAVNEGMHGISPRYVQDKISNALVAHPEATSINPFMVLNELDAGLKHHSLITHDDTRASYRELLTVVKEEYENIVKNEVQRAIAADEDAMKRLCGNYIDNVKAYTQREKVKNKFTGQYQDPDERLMRSIEEKIDIPESRKDDFRREIMNYIGALSIDGRQFDYKTNERLYRALELKLFEDQKDTIKLTSLVSNVVDAETQAKIDIVKQRLIRDYGYNEESATDVLNYVASIFARGDAKASN
- a CDS encoding leucyl aminopeptidase, which produces MPPVRPAVEITSESPTTLEADCVVVGLFDDKQFDRPAAAMNAATGGALARLIEGGDLSGKPLELVPLLAPTGIRAAQVLVVGLGPRENFDRGTAFRAAAAAIRQLAARARQTVGVYLADLAPPDLAESAVAGALAGAQGQDLYRREKKTFAPARLLFAANAERGLQGGQVLGDAMNLCRRLVNEPPQELYPEVFADRASAVAQECGLTIETWDQARLEAERCGALLAVARGSERPPRLVMLRYRGAGNDARPLALVGKGVTFDSGGLSLKPSESMLTMKMDMAGAATVLAAVQAIARLKLPVNVVGLMGLVENMPGGRAMKLGDVLWARNGRSIEVHNTDAEGRLVLADVLSVAVEQRAGHIVDLATLTGACVVALGPHVAGAMSNDQPWCDRVLAAARRCGEPAWQLPMFAEYGEDIKSDVADIKNVGKGRWGGAIAAAKFLEEFVAGTPWTHLDIAGPAFLESPKPWLDAGGTGCFVRTLVELARNYQPVS
- a CDS encoding DUF444 family protein, with product MVMRIERDQSRFRQIVRGKIRQNLRKYVSHGEMIGRKGRDLVSIPIPQLDIPHFRFGKNGSGGVGQGEGETGDQLGPGGDPNSGQGQAGSDPGAHILEVEVSLDELAEILGDELQLPNIEPRGRATIVEEKTKYTGVRRAGPESLRHFKRTFKEALRREIISKTYDAGDPRIVPIPEDKRYRSWRTIEKPEASAAIFYMMDVSGSMTDEQKEIVRIEAFWIDTWLRKQYDGLEIRYIIHDAVAKEVDEQTFYHTRESGGTRISSAYKLCADLIEQQFPTSEWNVYCFHFSDGDNWGEDNETCFRLLRQRLLPAVNLFCYGQVESPYGSGEFLRALADNLGAETDKLVTSEIPDKDAILDSIKLFLGKGK
- a CDS encoding Xaa-Pro peptidase family protein; the encoded protein is MLTAEGCRQRRERLWAACPESLDALLIADPQHLVYLADYAPSPFVFRTTNSGALLVLTRQGPSILIADNFMKAVADAAHVDERVLPIWYRGVETAPIRRGRLIEAVAERLGQLPGTHFGYEPGHVPAGVVERLRDERGEISLFDIAPILHRLKRSKDADELAMIRRSLRAAEAGYAAALAEARPGMSELDLFLLVQNAVLRADGEQLQLYGDFVSGPRTAAVGGLPSARVIEPGDLVLIDFSAVVHGYRGDLANTFACGAGPTPRQREMYEAILEALAAAETVLAAGRPARDVDRTVRSSFAARGLAERFTSHSGHGIGLGHPDPPYFVPESADVLQVGDVVAVEPGLYFPGEFGMRYEHNYLITESGYERLSQHALQIDQPA
- a CDS encoding response regulator: MVEETSPKKPTSKRILLVDDDPEIIDSMRFALETRGYQIMVARDGNQGLAMAEREDPDLVILDMMMPKRSGFLVLEKLRRSRPMPLRVIMITANEGSRHKAYAEMLGVDDYIRKPFAMDRLLESVDRLMAS
- a CDS encoding NAD(P)/FAD-dependent oxidoreductase, which produces MQYPGAGHHVVIVGGGFGGLYAAKQLRRSQALITLLDRRNFHLFQPLLYQVATGGLSPANIAAPLRSVLKRQSNTRVLLGEVVDFDVEQRRVILNDGSLPYDTLIVAAGARHHYFGHPEWEAAAPGLKTIEDATEMRCRVFIAFEAAERESDEDLRQAAMTFVVIGAGPTGVELAGAIGELAHQTLRRDFRHIDTSQAKILLLEAGPRVLSTYPEVLSARALDSLQRLGVDVQTDARVTAIEPDRVVYERGGQSITLFTRTVFWAAGVQASPLGERLHQRARAPLDRAGRVVVEANLTVPGHPEIFVIGDLASYRHQGDHPLPGVAPVAMQQGRFVARQINDRLRGLTPQARFVYHDRGNMATIGRAQAVADFGRVRLSGFLAWLAWLFVHIMFLIQFQNRVLVLVQWAANYVTRARSARLITGEHVLPPHLALPAGDDGDGAAARATAVRM